The region TATAAGTCTAAATATTGCGGAAGGTAAGGGAAGGTATTCAAAGAAGGAGTTCGCACAGTTTCTTTACTATGCCAGGGGATCATTGTTTGAAGTTGTTTCTGCGGTACAAGTGGCAGAAGATATGGGTTATGTAACTGAAGTCAGTGATGTTTATCATAATTTACATTCAATAAAAGCAATGCTGAATGCGCTGATAAAAAGTTTAAAGAGTGACTGTTGAATAAAATGTATTCCCCAGAGCTCCGAGCCCTTTGCTCTGAGCCCTGAGTATATGACAGGAGAAAGAAAATGATATTTGGATTTATGAATTTTGAATTTGATAAGAGATTGTTGAATAAAGCGAATTTTCCCCAGAGCTCCAAGCCCCTGGCTCTGAGCCCTGAGCACCAAAACTGAAAAATTTTCAGTTTTGGTATAAAAAGAAAGGAAGTGTCTGAATGAAAAGATTATTATTAATAATATTGATTTTTTTACTGGAGGTGGCTTACTCAGTAACCATTGTCGAAAGTGGTTTGCTGCGGGGCAGT is a window of Candidatus Margulisiibacteriota bacterium DNA encoding:
- a CDS encoding four helix bundle protein, translating into MSKEKNTFSFEDLRVWQESRLLNKKIYQLTQKFPDEERFGLINQLRRASVSISLNIAEGKGRYSKKEFAQFLYYARGSLFEVVSAVQVAEDMGYVTEVSDVYHNLHSIKAMLNALIKSLKSDC